The following coding sequences lie in one Gadus macrocephalus chromosome 1, ASM3116895v1 genomic window:
- the LOC132464229 gene encoding LOW QUALITY PROTEIN: putative nuclease HARBI1 (The sequence of the model RefSeq protein was modified relative to this genomic sequence to represent the inferred CDS: inserted 1 base in 1 codon), producing the protein MAGIVHRYHRRRHPARVYAERAKPLEQYTSDELYARFRFGRDDIKYISDLIRPTLQHKTRRSHALSVEEQCLIALRFYACGIFYQVIGDYMGVDKSTVSNVVKVVSMALGSLINQFVSFPKDDQIAQTRSXDSIGVIDCTHVHIQAPREREWEYVNRKGRHSINVQLVGNADLIITNCVVKWPGSVHDARILRQRALYRELQTNRPNGIILGDSAYPLLPWLMTPFPVANTPEQARFNIAHCKTRCAIERLNGVLKRRFACLNYLRVEPKVACNIILACIVLHNIATRRHVPCDASDAHDGPEPDVDPEQPRMVLPSEGHTGHAIREGMVRNYF; encoded by the exons ATGGCGGGTATTGTTCATCGGTACCATAGGAGAAGGCACCCTGCTAGGGTGTACGCTGAGCGTGCCAAACCACTTGAGCAATACACTTCAGATGAACTGTATGCACGTTTTCGCTTTGGGAGAGATGACATCAAGTACATTTCAGACCTGATTAGACCAACACTCCAACACAAAACCCGAAGGAGTCATGCTTTGTCCGTGGAGGAACAGTGCTTAATTGCACTGCGCTTTTACGCATGTGGGATTTTCTACCAAGTAATAGGAGACTATATGGGAGTGGACAAATCCACTGTGAGTAATGTGGTGAAGGTTGTGTCCATGGCACTGGGCAGTCTGATCAATCAATTTGTTTCCTTTCCCAAGGATGACCAGATTGCTCAGACTAGGA TGGACTCGATTGGAGTTATCGATTGCACACATGTGCATATCCAAGCACCTcgtgagagggagtgggagtatGTAAATCGGAAGGGGAGGCACAGCATCAACGTACAACTTGTGGGCAACGCCGACCTCATCATCACCAACTGTGTTGTGAAATGGCCAGGGTCTGTCCATGATGCACGCATTCTAAGACAGAGGGCACTATACAGAGAGCTCCAAACAAACCGGCCAAATGGCATTATATTGGGAGACAGCGCTTACCCACTTCTACCATGGCTAATGACCCCTTTTCCGGTTGCAAATACACCTGAGCAAGCACGCTTCAACATTGCACATTGCAAAACAAGATGTGCCATTGAGCGCTTAAATGGAGTGCTGAAGAGAAGGTTTGCCTGTCTTAACTACCTGCGAGTAGAACCTAAGGTGGCATGCAACATAATTCTGGCCTGTATTGTTCTGCATAACATCGCCACCAGGCGTCATGTCCCTTGCGATGCCAGTGACGCTCATGATGGACCTGAGCCTGATGTAGACCCAGAACAGCCACGAATGGTCCTACCTAGTGAGGGACACACTGGACATGCTATAAGAGAGGGAATGGTACGAAACTACTTTTAA
- the LOC132464688 gene encoding uncharacterized protein LOC132464688, which yields MDRKKRFTFQRAVGGNNHHCCVPLCTAGGRFNKVLSFHSFPKEPTLRAQWLVKVRREGFTPTTSSRVCSRHFEQEDIVISSAGKRCLRPNIIPSLFGWNNYTKKPQRPGVWDRRPRATQALDRAPEDDTAPEDDSTVEMEVGENSVSGCTELASTPLMEDHDYTASSFIVVDREKFESMSRQIEELTRQIETLHMERFGLQRFSTSPSDIRYYTRFPSYEHLMAFWDLIQEATSRMVRVTRGQKNLSTSTSTETPMNRPTKLLPIDELFLFLNYLSTGCTQRELGHKFNIHRATASRIIVTWSNFLYTLLGSLSICMTSRSVRENCPTDFNGTYENTQVVLDCTEMRCQAPTSLLLQSEVFSAYKSHCTFKALIGMSPHGALTFVSALFEGSISDKEIFRHSGITSLLTPDMEVMVDKGFLIDELVSGKVHRPAFMHKQEQMSEVDILKTQSIARLRVHVERLIRRVKENKLFDTVIPLSICGSINQLFTVACLLSNYQYGPLVKKWMV from the exons ATGGATCGGAAAAAACGATTTACTTTTCAAAGGGCAGTCGGTGGTAATAACCACCATTGTTGTGTGCCACTTTGTACAGCCGGGGGGAGATTCAACAAAGTTTTGAGCTTTCATAGTTTCCCAAAGGAACCTACTTTACGCGCCCAGTGGCTTGTGAAAGTCAGAAGAGAAGGTTTCACCCCAACCACCAGCTCTAGAGTGTGTAGTCGACACTTTGAGCAAGAAGACATAGTTATCTCTTCTGCTGGAAAGCGGTGTCTTCGACCAAATATTATTCCATCCTTGTTCGGTTGGAATAATTACACCAAAAAACCTCAACGGCCCGGAGTTTGGGATCGCCGGCCTCGAGCAACCCAGGCTTTGGACCGCGCCCCCGAGGATGACACCGCCCCCGAGGATGACTCCACCGTGGAGATGGAAGTGGGTGAAAACAGTGTCTCTGGATGTACTGAGTTGGCTTCGACACCTCTGATGGAAGACCACGATTACACAGCCAGCTCTTTCATCGTGGTCGACCGTGAGAAATTTGAGAGCATGTCGAGGCAGATCGAGGAGCTCACACGGCAGATCGAAACACTGCACATGGAGAGATTTGGATTGCAACGGTTTTCTACATCACCAAGTGACATTCGCTACTATACCAG ATTTCCATCATATGAACATTTGATGGCCTTTTGGGATCTAATTCAAGAGGCAACAAGCAGAATGGTGAGAGTCACCAGAGGTCAGAAGAACCTCTCCACCAGTACATCCACTGAGACCCCTATGAACAGACCAACA AAACTGCTGCCAATTGAcgagctcttcctcttcctcaactaCCTGTCAACCGGCTGTACACAAAGGGAGCTTGGTCACAAGTTCAATATCCACAGAGCAACAGCAAGCAGAATAATTGTGACGTGGTCCAACTTTTTGTATACTTTGCTCGGATCGCTCTCCATCTGTATGACCAGCAGATCAGTGAGAGAAAACTGCCCCACAGATTTCAATGGGACCTATGAGAACACCCAGGTCGTCCTTGACTGCACAGAGATGAGATGCCAAGCCCCTACCTCCCTTCTGCTTCAAAGTGAGGTATTCTCCGCCTACAAGTCGCACTGTACCTTCAAAGCACTTATTGGCATGTCCCCCCATGGAGCATTGACATTTGTGTCAGCACTTTTTGAAGGCTCCATCAGTGACAAGGAGATTTTCCGTCACTCCGGCATCACCTCTCTCCTAACACCCGACATGGAGGTTATGGTAGACAAGGGGTTTTTGATAGATGAGCTAGTTTCTGGGAAAGTGCATCGCCCTGCTTTTATGCACAAACAGGAGCAAATGTCAGAGGTAGACATCCTTAAAACCCAGTCGATTGCACGCCTGAGAGTCCACGTGGAGAGGCTCATTAGGAGGGTCAAAGAAAACAAACTTTTTGACACGgtcatccctctctctatttgtgGCAGTATAAATCAACTGTTCACTGTTGCATGTCTCCTCTCCAATTATCAGTACGGACCCCTGGTCAAGAAATGGATGGTCTGA
- the LOC132464700 gene encoding putative nuclease HARBI1, translated as MTSIVHVLRHRRRRYKPRQYVQRGNFIEQYSNDDLYARFRFRREDNLEICEILRPHLQRPTRRSHALTVEEQVLIALRFFACGSFYEVIADGLAVTKSTVGHVMHSVAAALAGLIHQYVRFPDTEEEITQTKRKFFSIARMPNTIGAIDCTHIHIQAPHEREWEFVNRKGRHSINVQLIGNADLKITNCVVRWPGSVHDAWILRESHLYRRLQQTAPDDILLGDSGYPLLRWLMTPFATVTCDPQQRYNNAHSATRGTIERINGVLKRRFACLNYLRVEPKQACNIISACIVLHNIAQLRRVPLNEDILDRPPLEAEVPQLQPPPPPPPHQADEPAGRAVRNVMVNLYFS; from the coding sequence ATGACATCCATAGTACATGTCCTGCGGCACCGTCGGAGACGATACAAGCCTCGTCAGTATGTCCAACGAGGTAATTTCATTGAGCAGTACTCAAATGATGACCTTTATGCACGGTTTAGATTTCGAAGAGAAGATAATTTGGAAATATGTGAAATTCTTCGCCCACATCTTCAACGTCCTACAAGAAGGAGTCATGCCTTAACTGTGGAGGAGCAGGTGCTTATTGCCCTACGTTTCTTTGCCTGTGGATCCTTCtatgaagtcattgcagatggCCTGGCTGTGACAAAGTCTACAGTGGGACACGTCATGCATTCAGTGGCAGCAGCCCTGGCTGGTCTAATTCACCAGTATGTGAGATTTCCAGATACTGAGGAAGAAATAACACAAACCAAGAGAAAATTCTTCTCAATTGCCAGGATGCCTAACACTATTGGTGCCATTGACtgcacccacatacacattcaGGCACCCCATGAAAGAGAATGGGAATTTGTCAACAGAAAGGGACGGCATAGTATCAACGTGCAGCTCATAGGGAATGCTGACCTTAAAATAACCAACTGTGTTGTGAGATGGCCTGGTTCTGTACATGATGCATGGATTCTAAGAGAAAGTCATCTCTACAGAAGACTGCAACAAACTGCGCCGGATGATATCCTCCTGGGTGACAGTGGCTACCCACTTCTACGGTGGCTTATGACCCCCTTTGCTACTGTCACATGTGACCCACAGCAGAGGTATAACAATGCACACAGCGCAACAAGGGGAACAATTGAGCGTATCAATGGTGTTTTAAAACGCAGATTTGCCTGCCTGAACTATCTTCGTGTGGAGCCGAAGCAGGCCTGCAATATAATATCTGCCTGCATTGTTCTTCATAACATTGCCCAATTGAGAAGAGTTCCTCTGAATGAAGACATCCTGGACAGACCACCACTTGAGGCAGAAGTACCACAGctgcagccaccaccaccaccaccaccacatcaagCAGATGAACCAGCAGGAAGAGCAGTTCGAAATGTCATGGTTAATTTGTATTTCTCTTGA